The following are encoded together in the Pseudodesulfovibrio indicus genome:
- the hcp gene encoding hydroxylamine reductase: MFCYQCEQTAKGGCTKIGVCGKTDSTASLQDLLLYLSKGLSQVACAAREQGIEDPEVNLFTVKAVFSTLTNVNFDDARFVALINRCVALRDRLKAKVSGVEFDGPTVLMPALDIPGMVAQGREFGIENDPEPDADVKSLKQTLTYGLKGVCAYADHAAILGKEDNELYAKVQTLLAATLAQGLTVPQCVEAGLECGRINIRAMELLDDANTSTYGHPVPTEVKLGPTAGKAILVSGHDLKDLETLLRQTEGKGINIYTHGEMLPCHGYPELHKYPHLAGHYGTAWQNQKKEFAEFPGAILMTTNCIQDPKKYIENIFTTGLVGWPGAVHVQNDDFTPVIEKALELPGFAETVDKGSVTTGFARNAVMSVAGTVIDAVKSGDIRHFFLVGGCDGAKPGRNYYTEFVEQAPADTVILTLACGKFRFFDKKLGDIGGIPRLLDVGQCNDAYSAVQIALALAKAFDCGVNDLPLSLVLSWYEQKAVAILLSLLALGIKNIKLGPSLPAFITPNVLDYLVENYNIAPISTPEADLAEILG, translated from the coding sequence ATGTTTTGTTATCAATGTGAACAGACCGCCAAAGGCGGTTGCACCAAGATCGGCGTGTGCGGCAAGACCGATTCCACCGCTTCCCTCCAGGACCTGCTGCTCTACCTGTCCAAGGGGCTGTCCCAGGTGGCCTGCGCCGCCCGCGAACAGGGCATCGAGGACCCCGAGGTGAACCTCTTCACCGTCAAGGCCGTGTTCTCCACCTTGACCAACGTGAATTTCGACGACGCCCGGTTCGTCGCCCTGATCAACCGCTGCGTCGCCCTGCGCGACCGCCTCAAGGCCAAGGTCTCCGGCGTGGAGTTCGACGGCCCGACCGTGCTCATGCCCGCCCTGGACATCCCCGGCATGGTCGCCCAGGGGCGCGAGTTCGGGATCGAGAACGACCCCGAGCCGGACGCCGACGTCAAGTCCCTGAAGCAGACCCTGACTTACGGGCTCAAGGGCGTCTGCGCCTACGCCGACCACGCCGCCATCCTCGGCAAGGAGGACAACGAGCTGTACGCCAAGGTCCAGACCCTGCTGGCCGCCACCCTGGCCCAGGGGCTGACCGTGCCGCAGTGCGTGGAGGCGGGACTGGAATGCGGCCGCATCAACATCCGGGCCATGGAGCTGCTGGACGACGCCAACACCTCCACCTACGGCCACCCGGTGCCCACCGAGGTCAAGCTCGGACCCACCGCCGGCAAGGCGATCCTGGTTTCCGGCCACGATCTCAAGGACCTCGAGACCCTGCTCAGGCAGACCGAGGGCAAGGGCATCAACATCTACACCCACGGCGAGATGCTCCCGTGCCACGGCTACCCGGAGCTGCACAAGTACCCGCACCTGGCCGGTCACTACGGCACCGCCTGGCAGAACCAGAAAAAGGAATTCGCCGAGTTCCCCGGCGCCATCCTGATGACCACCAACTGCATCCAGGACCCCAAGAAATACATCGAGAACATCTTCACCACCGGCCTGGTCGGCTGGCCCGGCGCGGTCCACGTGCAGAACGACGACTTCACGCCCGTCATCGAGAAAGCGCTTGAGCTGCCCGGCTTTGCAGAGACTGTCGATAAGGGATCGGTAACTACCGGATTCGCCCGCAACGCGGTCATGTCCGTGGCCGGAACGGTCATCGACGCGGTCAAGTCCGGCGACATCCGCCACTTCTTCCTGGTGGGCGGCTGCGACGGCGCCAAGCCGGGCCGCAACTACTACACCGAGTTCGTGGAGCAGGCCCCGGCGGACACCGTCATCCTGACCCTGGCCTGCGGCAAGTTCCGGTTCTTCGACAAGAAGCTCGGCGACATCGGCGGCATCCCCCGCCTGCTGGACGTGGGCCAGTGCAACGACGCCTACTCCGCGGTCCAGATCGCCCTGGCCCTGGCCAAGGCCTTCGACTGCGGCGTCAACGACCTGCCCCTCTCCCTGGTCCTGTCCTGGTACGAGCAGAAGGCCGTGGCCATCCTCCTCTCCCTGCTGGCCCTGGGTATCAAAAACATCAAGCTGGGCCCCTCCCTGCCCGCGTTCATCACCCCCAACGTCCTCGACTACCTGGTCGAGAACTACAACATCGCCCCCATCTCCACCCCGGAGGCGGACCTCGCCGAGATCCTCGGCTAA
- a CDS encoding PhzF family phenazine biosynthesis isomerase — translation MTRTITVLLADAFTATPGKGNRAGVVLDASGLSPAAMQAVAALVNVSETAFLAPAPPGAEYDLVQRYFTPAAEVPTCGHATIASHHLRATSLGMTEGRVRILTGAGILPVDVETSPDGLKVIMTQGALSFEPPLAPAERATLLAALGLAPADLADGLPVQEVSTGHSKVMVPIRSVRTLDRLAPDMGALAVLSERIGCNGYFVFVVNGPDDPCLTSGRMFAPAIGIDEDPVTGNGNGPCGAYLSRYGVLPPEPVFAYRGRQGVAMGREGVIEVTVARDESGPVRVQVGGTAVEAGRMEIELNEVGGTVTAREI, via the coding sequence ATGACGCGAACAATTACGGTTTTACTGGCCGACGCCTTCACCGCCACCCCCGGCAAGGGCAACCGCGCCGGAGTGGTCCTCGACGCGTCCGGCCTGTCCCCGGCGGCCATGCAGGCCGTGGCCGCCCTGGTCAACGTCTCGGAGACCGCCTTCCTGGCTCCCGCACCTCCGGGCGCGGAGTACGACCTGGTGCAGCGCTACTTCACTCCCGCCGCCGAGGTCCCCACCTGCGGCCACGCCACCATCGCCTCCCACCACCTGCGCGCTACGTCGCTGGGCATGACCGAGGGGCGGGTCCGCATCCTGACCGGCGCGGGCATCCTGCCCGTGGACGTCGAGACCTCGCCGGACGGGCTGAAGGTGATCATGACCCAGGGCGCGCTCTCCTTCGAACCGCCCCTGGCTCCGGCCGAGAGGGCAACGTTGCTTGCCGCCCTGGGCCTCGCCCCGGCCGACCTGGCTGACGGGCTGCCCGTGCAGGAGGTGTCCACCGGCCATTCCAAGGTCATGGTCCCGATCCGGTCGGTGCGGACCCTGGACCGGCTCGCCCCGGACATGGGCGCGCTGGCCGTGTTGAGCGAACGGATCGGCTGCAACGGGTATTTCGTCTTCGTCGTGAACGGGCCGGACGACCCCTGCCTGACCAGCGGCCGGATGTTCGCCCCGGCCATAGGCATCGACGAGGACCCGGTCACGGGCAACGGCAACGGCCCGTGCGGCGCGTACCTCTCCCGGTACGGGGTGCTGCCGCCGGAGCCTGTCTTCGCCTACCGGGGCAGGCAGGGCGTGGCCATGGGCCGGGAAGGCGTCATCGAGGTCACCGTGGCCCGCGACGAGTCCGGGCCGGTGCGGGTGCA